In Suncus etruscus isolate mSunEtr1 chromosome 2, mSunEtr1.pri.cur, whole genome shotgun sequence, the genomic stretch CCTCCCCTAGAGGATTCGGATCTTAGTGGCGGAGTCCAAGACAGGAGCTGAACTGACTGACTCTACTTTCAGACTTTGATCTTCCAAATCCACGGCTGACTGGGCAGGTTGACTGAAGGTATATTAGATATTTCCCCACAAAAATACTATTTGGATTCTCCCCACCCCCTCCCTCCCTTGATGGGACAACCTccgtttgtgtgtgtgcgtgtgtgtgtagatgtgtgtgtgcgtgcgagTGTCGTGTTGTGTGTTGTAGTTGTTTTTTCTTGGGCAATACATATCACTTCTCCAATGTGAAACGAGTTAGTATAAGCAAGAGATAGGgggtcgagagagagagagagagagagagagagagagagagagagagagagaggagtacaGGATAtcagagaaagacagaggagagaaatgacagaaagagagggagaaaagagagaagcagagagagatgAGGGGGGAGAAGGGGAAAGGTAAGGGATGTAGGAAAGAgctagagagagacaaagagagctATAggaagagagagccagagagagagctagagaaagccagagaaagagggagagagaaagaagggggagaggaagaaagagagagagagagagagagagagagagagagagagagagagagagagagagagagacggccTTGTTAGCTGGCCCCTTTCCTGTCCCCCTCTAGACGCGGCTGCTCCTGTCCTTGTCACTCTTTGACAGCTACGCTTTGCTCCGAATTGGCGGCAGGGGCCTCGGCGGGTTGGGGCTCATCGGTGGTGGTGGCAGCGGCGTCTGCAGGGGCTGCGGGGGCCTGGGCCTTGACTGTGGAACTGGGGGCTTCCGACGGGGCCTCCTTGGACGATGGGGCAGCCTCGGTGCCACTGGGTTTAGAGTCTGAAGCTGGGGCCCCGTCGCTTTTCGTCTCAGGTGCGGCTGGGGCCTCAGTCTTAGTGGGTTCGCCACCCTCGGGGGCCTGGGCCTCGGCCTTGGGGCCTGCGGACTCAGCCTTGGCCTCCGCCTCGGCCTGGGGCGCGTCTCCACCTGCCGCGGGGGCCTTGGCCTGGGCAT encodes the following:
- the BASP1 gene encoding brain acid soluble protein 1, which translates into the protein MGGKLSKKKKGYNVNDEKAKDKDKKAEGAGTEEEGTPKEKEAAAPTTEAQEAAGDKADKEAPDAKAKADEQAPDKGPKEDATSAAAPKAEPESSEAAPEAKAKAEPGPEAPPDAQAKAPAAGGDAPQAEAEAKAESAGPKAEAQAPEGGEPTKTEAPAAPETKSDGAPASDSKPSGTEAAPSSKEAPSEAPSSTVKAQAPAAPADAAATTTDEPQPAEAPAANSEQSVAVKE